The following DNA comes from Alphaproteobacteria bacterium SS10.
ACCTCAGGCGACCACGCCTTCACGGTGGCGCAACACAGCCTGCTGGTCGTTGATATCCTGCCGCATATCCACCCCAAAGCGAGCGATGCGGACCGCCTGGCCGCCCTGCTGCACGATGCGCCGGAATACGTGGTGGGCGATTTGATCAGCCCGTTTAAGCGGGCCGTTGGCATCGACTACAAACAGTTTGAAGAGCGACTTTTACAGGCGATCCATCTGCGCTTTGGCCTGCCCGCCCTCCTGCCGGAACGGGTGACAAAGGCGATCAAGCGCGCCGACCAAATCGCCGCCTATCTTGAAGCGACGGAGCTGGCCGGATTCAGCGCCGAAGAAGCTGAGAAGTTCTTTGGCAAGCCGCAAGACGGGTTTTTCGCCGACCTAGAGCCAGCGCCAGCCGAATCTATAAAATCTAGTTTTATCAAAGCGTTTAATCGCTTCTTTGTAAGTTAATAATCCCACTCAATGCTGACGCCAACGCTGTTGTTATTGCGGTTGCCGGTCTTACCCTCGAACTTGATTGTGTCGGTGATATCGACCTCAACCTCCACCTCACTGGTGGCATCGCCTACGCCCTGATTAACGCC
Coding sequences within:
- a CDS encoding HD family hydrolase; its protein translation is MLSGRRLDLIDPSPVDIEIEDIAHGLARVARWNGQTSGDHAFTVAQHSLLVVDILPHIHPKASDADRLAALLHDAPEYVVGDLISPFKRAVGIDYKQFEERLLQAIHLRFGLPALLPERVTKAIKRADQIAAYLEATELAGFSAEEAEKFFGKPQDGFFADLEPAPAESIKSSFIKAFNRFFVS